In Yarrowia lipolytica chromosome 1F, complete sequence, a genomic segment contains:
- a CDS encoding uncharacterized protein (Compare to YALI0F20416g, highly similar to uniprot|P39078 Saccharomyces cerevisiae YDL143w CCT4 component of chaperonin-containing T-complex), with protein MSVPTGTKSGFKNKEKPLEVRKSNILAARAVADAIRTSLGPKGMDKMIQTARGQVIISNDGNTILQHMAVMHPAAKMLVDLSASQDSVAGDGTTSVVILAGSLLGAADKLLKKGIHPSIIAENFQKAAQRAAEVVMDMSKPIDLSDRETLIRAASTSLNSKIVSQFSSTLAPMLVDAALQAAKKTPEGGLTLDLNDIRIIKSLGGTIEDTTLANGLVLNNYAVKNAGGPSRMEKAKIGLIQFQLSAPKPDMENHIVVNDYRQMDKILKEERQYILGLAKAIKKSKCNVLLIQKSILRDAVSELALHFLAKLNIMVIKDIERDDIEFISRSTGAKPVADIEAFTEDKLGSCDLVEEVESSGSKTVRFSSREGSNTVSILVRGANDLVIDETERSLHDALCVLRSLFRVPALVPGGGACEVQVAQVIGKESRAMDGASAICYEEFSNAMLVIPTTLAENAGLNPVNVVTELRVRHEKGEVNAGISVRRGTSIMVEEHVIQPALVTTSAITLAAECAKGLLRIDDIAFSR; from the exons ATGAGCGTTCCTACAGGCACAAAGTCCGGATTTAAGAACAAGGAAAAGCCCCTTGAGGTTCGAAAGAGCAACATTCTTGCTGCTCGAG CCGTGGCTGATGCTATCAGAACTTCCCTTGGTCCCAAGGGTATGGATAAGATG ATCCAAACTGCACGAGGACAGgtgatcatctccaacgaTGGTAACACAATTCTCCAGCACATGGCCGTCATGCATCCCGCAGCCAAGATGCTGGTCGATCTCTCTGCCTCCCAGGACTCTGTCGCTGGTGATGGTACCACATCGGTTGTTATTCTGGCCGGATCTCTTCTCGGTGCTGCcgacaagctgctcaagaagggcatCCATCCCTCTATCATCGCTGAGAACTTCCAGAAGGCAGCCCAGCGAGCTGCCGAGGTGGTcatggacatgtccaagcCCATCGATCTGAGTGACCGAGAGACTCTGATTCGAGCCGCCTCCACCTCGCTCAACTCTAAGATTGTCTCTCAGTTTTCGTCCACCCTGGCCCCCATGCTGGTGGACGCTGCTCTTCAGGCTGCTAAGAAGACCCCCGAGGGTGGCCTGACTCTGGATCTCAACGACATTCGAATCATCAAGTCTCTCGGTGGCACCATTGAGGACACCACTCTGGCCAACGGCCTGGTGCTCAACAACTACGCAGTCAAGAACGCTGGAGGCCCCTCGCGcatggagaaggccaagattgGACTCATCCAGTTTCAGCTCTCGGCCCCCAAGCCCGACATGGAGAACCACATTGTCGTCAACGACTACCGACAGATGGACAAGATTCTCAAAGAGGAGCGACAGTACATTCTTGGcctggccaaggccatcaagaagtCCAAGTGCAACGTGCTGCTCATTCAGAAGTCTATCCTTCGAGACGCTGTTTCCGAGCTTGCTCTGCACTTTTTGGCAAAGCTCAACATCATGGTGatcaaggacattgagcGAGACGACATTGAGTTCATCTCCCGATCTACTGGTGCCAAACCCGTGGCCGACATTGAGGCCTTCACTGAGGACAAGCTTGGCTCTTGTGATCtggtcgaggaggttgagtcTTCCGGCTCCAAGACCGTCCGATTCTCCTCTCGAGAGGGATCGAACACCGTCTCCATTCTCGTTCGAGGAGCAAATGACCTGGTCATTGACGAGACTGAGCGATCTCTGCACGATGCTCTGTGTGTCCTTAGATCGCTGTTCCGAGTCCCTGCCCTTGTTcctggtggaggagcctgtGAGGTCCAGGTTGCACAGGTTATTGGCAAGGAGTCTCGAGCCATGGACGGTGCTTCTGCCATTTGCTACGAAGAGTTTTCTAACGCCATGCTGGTGATCCCCACCACCCTGGCCGAGAATGCCGGTCTCAACCCGGTCAACGTTGTGACCGAGCTGCGAGTTCGACACGAAAAGGGCGAGGTCAACGCCGGCATTTCGGTGAGACGAGGAACGTCCATtatggtggaggagcatgTCATTCAGCCCGCATTGGTTACCACCTCGGCCATCACTCTGGCCGCCGAGTGTGCCAAGGGTCTGCTCAGAATTGACGATATCGCCTTTTCCAGATAA
- a CDS encoding uncharacterized protein (Compare to YALI0F20460g, similar to Saccharomyces cerevisiae REB1 (YBR049C) and YDR026C; ancestral locus Anc_3.256, some similarities with uniprot|Q05950 Kluyveromyces lactis DNA-binding protein REB1 (QBP)) encodes MPKEGKPAQEGAQALLDLQDEGKDPRNVKDDKKTSDGNNTKDDVGEETVEGALMHLVRFTQDEEKREKEKPGVGVGNNGGAPAGQQQQQQQQQQQQYEDIAHYGEFLNDNSDTPWNQNLFSEQFAVAAATAAGEGDFQEKFNKEFSKEFNKEFSKDEFNEMVAAAAVEIGSGGAPQPGAGTESDAQAHGRKRKRQKTSLNPKQDLNVDPVLEGLGEAVKGGDNLLLMDDFRRTAGVPGHPHDHPVTSRDYIMPPESMVAMRNTSNAPKVAASKRPNWTGDGSESGGAFTPEEIEKLEEYIEGYCQSHVWDREMLCQRVWSNERKKDHFWDSMAGVLPHRTRASVYKHVRRAYHVYETRAKWTPDQDKRLGDLVGEIGPCWKDIGQVLNRMPEDCRDRWRNYVKCGNNRASHKWTASEENRLYEIVRDMLSAQGEVGGNINWTAVSERMNGTRSRIQCRYKWKKLSKRGPNHHAALTMTTTDHQVFLKHLDVNDYASEEQIDWQTIAAMDSRNLWAASDLQEALERLKKDVPDWDSRSFRENIQLLAKRAADGENLGQAQLPGQPQQLPGATMAGASMQGQPLQGQPMAGQPLPGQPPHGGHGHDEATGIKKDNSKEYEMPSFNWHQLADAQIS; translated from the coding sequence ATGCCCAAGGAGGGTAAGCCCGCGCAGGAAGGCGCACAGGCGCTGCTGGATCTCCAAGACGAAGGCAAGGATCCTCGCAATGTCAAGGATGACAAAAAGACGAGCGATGGCAACAATACCAAGGACGACGTGGGCGAGGAGACCGTCGAGGGCGCTCTGATGCATCTGGTGCGATTCACTcaggacgaggagaaacGCGAAAAGGAGAAGCCCGGTGTTGGTGTCGGTAACAACGGAGGAGCTCCTGCAggccagcaacaacagcagcagcaacagcagcagcagcagtacgAAGACATTGCTCATTATGGGGAATTTCTCAACGACAATTCTGACACGCCATGGAACCAGAACCTGTTTTCGGAGCAGTTTGCCGTCGcagctgccactgctgCCGGCGAGGGAGACTTCCAGGAAAAATTCAACAAGGAATTCAGCAAGGagttcaacaaggagtTCAGCAAGGACGAGTTCAACGAGATggtggctgctgccgctgtcGAGATTGGATCTGGAGGCGCTCCCCAGCCTGGCGCAGGTACAGAATCAGACGCACAGGCTCACGGACGGAAACGAAAACGTCAAAAGACGTCGCTCAACCCCAAACAGGACCTGAACGTGGATCCTGTGCTCGAGGGACTCGGAGAGGCCGTCAAGGGAGGAGACAATCTGCTCCTGATGGACGATTTCCGACGAACAGCAGGAGTTCCAGGTCACCCCCACGACCACCCTGTCACGTCACGCGACTACATCATGCCTCCCGAGTCTATGGTCGCGATGCGAAACACCAGCAACGCTCCCAAGGTTGCAGCCTCGAAACGCCCTAATTGGACAGGTGACGGTTCGgagtctggaggagcatTTACTCCCGAGGAGATCGAGAAGCTCGAAGAGTATATTGAGGGCTACTGCCAATCCCATGTGTGGGATCGAGAAATGCTTTGCCAGCGAGTGTGGTCCAACGAGCGCAAAAAGGACCATTTCTGGGACTCCATGGCCGGTGTGTTACCCCATCGAACACGTGCTTCTGTATATAAACACGTTCGACGAGCATATCACGTGTACGAGACGCGGGCAAAATGGACTCCTGACCAGGATAAGCGGCTGGGAGACCTGGTGGGTGAAATTGGACCTTGCTGGAAGGACATTGGACAGGTTCTCAACCGAATGCCTGAGGATTGTCGAGATCGGTGGCGAAACTACGTCAAATGCGGTAACAACCGAGCCTCTCATAAATGGACTGCCTCTGAGGAAAACAGACTTTACGAGATTGTTCGTGATATGCTGAGTGCCCAGGGAGAAGTTGGCGGTAACATCAACTGGACTGCTGTTTCCGAACGCATGAACGGAACTCGGTCTCGAATTCAGTGTCGTTACAAATGGAAGAAGCTGAGCAAACGGGGTCCCAACCATCATGCTGCTCTGACAATGACCACTACCGACCACCAGGTGTTCCTCAAGCATCTGGATGTCAATGATTACGCCTCCGAGGAGCAGATTGACTGGCAAACGATCGCTGCCATGGACTCTCGAAACCTATGGGCTGCCAGTGATCTtcaggaggctctggagcgACTCAAAAAGGATGTGCCCGACTGGGACTCGCGAAGTTTCAGGGAAAACATCCAGTTGCTGGCCAAACGGGCTGCGGACGGCGAGAACTTGGGCCAGGCGCAGCTGCCAGGCCAACCGCAACAACTGCCGGGAGCAACGATGGCCGGGGCTTCGATGCAGGGACAGCCCCTGCAAGGTCAGCCAATGGCAGGCCAGCCGTTACCGGGCCAACCACCTCATGGTGGACACGGTCACGACGAAGCGACCGGTATCAAAAAAGATAATAGCAAGGAGTACGAGATGCCGTCGTTCAACTGGCACCAATTGGCCGACGCGCAGATCAGTTAG
- a CDS encoding uncharacterized protein (Compare to YALI0F20394g, similar to uniprot|Q05791 Saccharomyces cerevisiae YLR215c), translating into MVARSACMMKDNLRYRSVEIVYTIYISNMIINDKKDQETKVDDTTTLTLTREHLLNCQFSAWYKLYKSITPKTRIIKPLPEDFVNYLSEDGVILPDEEKTSYGSDSGVFEEYSDDEDELDSYVSKLDDFHPKVQAVIDEFGAVAPKLNWSSPQDAIWISPSNSTRCVTVNDVYLLLKSSDYIAHDLTMLDKLGGIPKDFSFELVLRKWININPALEFRCFVKDRELIAVTQRDQNYYEFLIKLKERFLGEIELFFYEHIKDTFPDSSFVFDVYIPEPYDKVWLMDFNVFYPTTDSLIEWSTLVNLDATSPSFDLDLLLIDKELRNASFACQRHSQNKVPMDIVNASMDTEAMVEMLRSQQREMDRLDGDQGGEASATGDTTGDSVANETTTANTTSQDS; encoded by the coding sequence ATGGTTGCCAGGTCTGCCTGCATGATGAAGGATAATTTGAGATATCGATCTGTGGAGATAGTGTACACGATATACATCAGCAACATGATCATCAACGATAAAAAGGACCAGGAAACCAAGGTTGACGATACCACGACTCTGACTCTCACACGCGAGCATCTTCTCAACTGCCAGTTCTCGGCCTGGTACAAGCTATATAAGTCCATCACACCGAAGACCCGGATCATCAAGCCTCTTCCCGAGGATTTCGTCAATTATCTGAGTGAGGACGGTGTTATTCTTCCtgatgaagaaaaaacCAGCTACGGATCGGACAGCGGCGTTTTCGAGGAGTATtctgacgacgaagacgagcTTGATTCATACGTTTCCAAGCTGGACGATTTCCACCCCAAGGTCCAAGCTGTGATTGATGAGTTTGGAGCTGTAGCACCCAAGCTCAACTGGTCGAGTCCTCAAGACGCGATTTGGATCTCTCCCTCTAACTCGACCAGATGTGTTACAGTCAACGATGTGTATCTGCTTCTCAAGAGCAGTGACTACATTGCGCACGATCTGACCATGCTGGACAAACTTGGAGGCATTCCTAAGGACTTTTCGTTTGAGCTGGTTCTCAGAAAGTGGATCAACATCAACCCTGCATTGGAATTCCGGTGCTTCGTCAAGGATAGAGAACTCATCGCTGTGACTCAGAGAGACCAAAACTACTACGAGTTCCTGatcaagctcaaggagcggTTTCTGGGCGAAATCGAGCTCTTTTTCTACGAACACATCAAGGACACTTTCCCCGACTCTAGCTTTGTATTTGATGTCTACATTCCTGAGCCTTACGACAAGGTGTGGCTGATGGACTTCAATGTGTTTTATCCCACCACAGACTCTCTGATTGAATGGTCGACATTGGTCAATCTGGATGCcacttctccttctttcgaTCTCGATCTGCTTTTGATTGATAAGGAACTTCGTAATGCTTCTTTTGCTTGTCAGCGGCATTCGCAGAACAAGGTGCCGATGGACATTGTTAACGCCAGCATGGACACCGAGGCCATGGTTGAAATGCTGCGAAGTCAGCAGCGGGAGATGGATCGGTTGGATGGTGACCAAGGCGGGGAGGCCAGTGCTACCGGTGACACAACTGGGGATAGTGTTGCTAACGAGACAACCACGGCAAACACTACCTCTCAAGACAGCTAA
- a CDS encoding uncharacterized protein (Compare to YALI0F20438g, weakly similar to uniprot|P36144 Saccharomyces cerevisiae YKR060w, similar to Saccharomyces cerevisiae UTP30 (YKR060W); ancestral locus Anc_1.210), producing MKLTQKPAIKALFKSAKQELTEDPNQRIPVHLTVTTTSKTNVRVPGQRGMNNISVPYVIPLHHKIHKSISQAKILLIVPHPTAKYAEIFQADEASTKDTFADIISVKKFRPKLRKDPLSVGKDFDLIVADSRIHEEVVECYDRLSKKISLRHLTKPFPIRFIQPGKEDDARDANMFADPDYVKAQVRGLLRSTSVTLPRSMACEQGAVNLTALVGYLPDNTAKEIEENSHRVANNIVDNLVDGGARSTKTIYIKSPKTVGLPIWRLEKEGQTLEEEE from the coding sequence ATGAAACTCACGCAAAAGCCAGCCATTAAGGCACTGTTCAAGTCCGCCAAACAGGAGCTAACCGAGGACCCCAACCAGCGAATTCCCGTCCACCTCACCGTCACCACAACATCCAAAACCAATGTCAGAGTTCCCGGGCAGCGAGGTATGAACAACATTTCAGTCCCCTATGTCATTCCTCTGCACCACAAGATCCACAAGTCGATATCCCAGGCGAAAATACTGCTCATAGTGCCACACCCTACCGCCAAATATGCAGAGATCTTCCAGGCTGACGAAGCTAGCACCAAAGACACATTTGCTGATATCATTTCGGTCAAGAAGTTTCGACCTAAATTGCGAAAGGACCCCTTGTCTGTCGGAAAGGACTTCGATCTGATTGTCGCCGACTCCCGAATCCACGAGGAGGTCGTGGAGTGTTATGATAGACTGTCCAAGAAGATTTCTCTGAGACATCTGACTAAGCCGTTCCCCATCAGATTCATCCAACCTGGAAAAGAAGACGATGCAAGAGACGCAAACATGTTTGCCGATCCGGACTACGTCAAGGCACAGGTGCGAGGTTTGCTTCGATCCACGTCGGTGACTCTCCCCAGATCAATGGCATGCGAGCAGGGCGCTGTTAATCTGACTGCCCTCGTCGGATACCTGCCAGACAATaccgccaaggagatcGAGGAGAACTCGCATCGAGTGGCAAACAACATCGTCGACAACCTCGTGGACGGGGGAGCTCGATCAACCAAAACTATTTACATCAAGAGCCCTAAGACAGTTGGTCTACCAATCTGGAGACTGGAAAAGGAGGGCCAGAcactggaggaggaggaataA
- a CDS encoding 40S ribosomal protein uS17 (Compare to YALI0F20482g, highly similar to uniprot|P26781 Saccharomyces cerevisiae YDR025w RPS11A and RPS11B ribosomal protein S11. e or uniprot|P26781 Saccharomyces cerevisiae YBR048w RPS11B ribosomal protein S11.e.B, similar to Saccharomyces cerevisiae RPS11B (YBR048W) and RPS11A (YDR025W); ancestral locus Anc_3.255) translates to MSELHVQNERAFQKQPHIFQNAKSKVNRKTKRWYKEVGLGFKTPSAAITGDYIDKKCPFVGDISIRGKILTGKVVSTKMHRTIIIRREYLHYIPKYNRYEKRHKNLAAHVSPAFRVENGDMVTVGQCRPLSKTVRFNVLRVLPATGKANKAFSKF, encoded by the exons ATGTCCGAGCTTCACGTCCAGAACGAGCGAGCTTTCCAGAAG CAACCTCACATCTTCCAGAACGCCAAGTCCAAGGTCAACCGAAAGACCAAGCGATGGTATAAGGAGGTCGGTCTCGGATTCAAGACCCCCTCTGCCGCCATCACCGGTGACTACATTGACAAGAAGTGCCCCTTTGTTGGTGACATTTCTATCCGAGGCAAGATCCTGACTGGTAAGGTTGTCTCCACCAAAATGCACAGAACCATCATCATCCGACGAGAGTACCTCCACTACATCCCCAAGTACAACCGATACGAGAAGCGACACAAGAACCTCGCTGCCCACGTCTCTCCCGCTTTCCGAGTCGAGAACGGCGATATGGTTACCGTTGGTCAGTGCCGACCTCTCTCCAAGACCGTTCGATTCAACGTTCTCCGAGTTCTGCCTGCCACCGGTAAGGCTAACAAGGCCTTCTCCAAGTTCTAA